In one window of Cellulophaga sp. HaHa_2_95 DNA:
- a CDS encoding multidrug effflux MFS transporter: MKKESAKPNFEFIALMASLMSIVALSIDALLPALSDIGIAINTLDSTDHQLLITMIFLGLGVGQLFFGPLSDSFGRKPIIYIGFFIFIVSSFICVFANSLEVMIIGRILQGIGLSAARTISISIIRDTYEGNYMAKVMSFVTAFFILVPVIAPAFGKIILEHMGWQAIFYMQVFFALIVGIWFWRRQKETLHPEYKVKFTSRVFISGVKELVKHKETLACTTISGLITGAFLVYLSSAQHVFEDQYNLKETFPYLFAALAVSIGTSTFLNGTLVLRFGMRKLAFIALITFTSLSLTYVALFWGSANPSVLVLMIFLSLIFFCLGFIWGNMRSIAMEPIGHIAGIGAAITGFISTLVSIPIATYIGSYITITVLPLFIGLSLCGMTAIVIFLLFRQGPSEVVVEG, translated from the coding sequence ATGAAAAAAGAGAGTGCCAAACCTAATTTTGAGTTCATTGCATTAATGGCGTCTTTGATGTCTATTGTAGCTTTGTCTATTGATGCATTATTACCGGCATTATCAGACATAGGAATAGCGATTAATACCTTAGATTCTACGGATCATCAGTTGTTAATTACGATGATTTTCTTGGGCTTGGGTGTAGGACAATTGTTTTTTGGACCATTATCAGATAGTTTTGGTAGAAAGCCAATCATCTACATTGGTTTCTTTATTTTTATCGTCTCCAGTTTCATCTGTGTTTTTGCAAATTCATTGGAAGTTATGATTATTGGTAGAATCTTGCAGGGTATAGGTTTGTCTGCAGCAAGAACTATATCTATATCAATAATTCGAGACACTTATGAGGGGAACTACATGGCAAAAGTCATGTCTTTTGTTACTGCATTTTTTATTCTTGTTCCTGTGATTGCTCCTGCTTTTGGTAAAATTATTCTTGAGCATATGGGATGGCAAGCAATATTTTATATGCAAGTATTTTTTGCGCTAATTGTAGGTATATGGTTTTGGAGAAGACAAAAAGAAACCTTACATCCAGAATATAAAGTGAAGTTTACTTCTCGTGTTTTTATTAGTGGCGTAAAAGAATTGGTAAAGCATAAAGAGACTTTAGCTTGTACTACAATTTCAGGTCTTATTACCGGGGCTTTTTTAGTGTATTTGAGTTCCGCGCAGCATGTTTTTGAAGATCAATATAATTTAAAAGAAACCTTTCCTTATTTATTTGCGGCTTTAGCAGTGTCTATTGGGACCTCTACTTTTTTAAATGGAACCTTAGTATTGCGTTTTGGGATGCGAAAATTAGCCTTTATCGCTTTGATTACTTTTACATCACTTTCTTTGACGTATGTGGCCTTATTTTGGGGCAGTGCTAATCCTAGTGTTTTAGTATTAATGATCTTCCTATCGCTAATATTTTTCTGTTTAGGATTTATTTGGGGAAATATGCGTTCTATTGCGATGGAGCCTATTGGGCACATCGCTGGGATAGGGGCGGCGATCACTGGTTTTATTTCTACCCTTGTTTCTATTCCTATTGCTACCTATATTGGAAGTTATATAACGATTACTGTTTTGCCGTTGTTTATAGGTTTAAGTTTATGTGGAATGACAGCAATAGTTATTTTCTTGTTGTTTAGACAAGGACCTTCGGAAGTTGTTGTTGAGGGGTAA
- a CDS encoding M949_RS01915 family surface polysaccharide biosynthesis protein codes for MKKILPLLLCIVTSIISAQSEAHLEKFSTLEPDLWLGIWDSAHSNPKLKIDTLSYDDIPKALDFRGTVVEALQWKDTIGDNILIQTVTGHFNWKDYEDNGTDYMEQDKAELYAYLFTKNKGESSYQRKWKIYDYTECFGVDWYIGFLAKATTITDVDEDGISEISIPYISVCRGGMDPSSLKIIMYENTEKYALRGATMIMCGSENAYGGDFTMSTTVQNNAIFKTFLAERWDRTKCENNMRF; via the coding sequence ATGAAAAAAATTTTACCCCTCCTTCTATGTATAGTTACCAGCATTATATCTGCACAATCAGAAGCTCATTTAGAAAAATTTAGCACATTAGAACCCGATTTATGGTTGGGTATTTGGGATAGCGCTCATTCTAATCCCAAACTTAAAATAGATACCTTAAGCTATGATGATATTCCTAAAGCCTTAGATTTTAGAGGTACCGTTGTAGAAGCCTTGCAATGGAAAGATACCATAGGAGATAATATTTTAATACAAACCGTAACAGGCCATTTTAATTGGAAAGATTATGAGGATAACGGAACAGACTATATGGAACAAGATAAAGCGGAGCTCTACGCCTATTTATTTACCAAAAACAAAGGAGAATCTAGCTATCAGAGAAAATGGAAAATTTATGACTATACAGAATGTTTTGGGGTAGATTGGTATATAGGGTTTTTAGCAAAAGCTACCACTATTACAGATGTAGATGAGGACGGAATTTCTGAAATCAGCATACCCTATATAAGTGTTTGTCGTGGGGGAATGGACCCTAGTTCCTTGAAAATAATCATGTATGAGAACACTGAAAAATATGCATTAAGAGGTGCTACTATGATTATGTGTGGGTCAGAAAATGCTTATGGCGGAGATTTTACGATGAGTACTACGGTACAAAATAATGCCATCTTCAAAACTTTCTTAGCAGAGCGTTGGGATCGTACTAAATGTGAAAATAACATGCGATTTTAA
- a CDS encoding ion transporter: protein MKKKVHYFINNNPIFLKFIYGLIILNILAIILASYKEIRFNYSQVLENFELFSVVIFSLEYIIRLWTADLEYKKGGAFSKRIKFATSAYGIIDILAILPFYLPLFFPFDLKVLRILRLFRLLRIFKLGRLSKSMKTITNVLKETKSELSITVFVAFVLLILSSTLMYYFENEAQPEKFENIGQALWWSVATLTTVGYGDVYPVTGVGKILSAIIALIGIGFIALPTGIISSAFIDKVQTDKQKKIDNMHICECPKCGAKHEKNVI from the coding sequence TTGAAAAAGAAAGTTCACTATTTTATCAACAACAATCCTATATTCTTAAAATTTATTTACGGACTCATTATCCTTAATATTTTAGCCATAATATTAGCCTCTTATAAAGAAATCCGATTCAATTACAGTCAGGTTTTAGAAAATTTCGAATTGTTTTCTGTCGTAATTTTTTCTTTAGAATATATTATAAGACTTTGGACTGCAGATTTAGAATATAAAAAGGGAGGCGCTTTTTCAAAAAGAATAAAATTTGCAACCTCTGCCTATGGTATCATTGATATCCTAGCGATACTTCCCTTCTACTTGCCTTTATTCTTCCCTTTTGATTTAAAAGTCTTAAGAATACTCCGACTCTTTAGATTACTTAGAATTTTTAAATTAGGTAGGCTTTCAAAATCCATGAAAACAATTACCAATGTTCTAAAAGAAACGAAGTCTGAATTATCTATCACTGTATTTGTAGCGTTTGTACTGCTTATTCTATCCTCTACCCTTATGTATTATTTTGAGAACGAAGCCCAGCCAGAGAAATTTGAAAATATAGGACAAGCATTATGGTGGTCTGTAGCCACACTTACTACCGTTGGTTACGGTGATGTGTACCCTGTAACTGGCGTGGGAAAAATATTAAGTGCAATTATTGCGTTAATAGGAATAGGCTTTATTGCTTTACCCACAGGTATCATAAGTTCAGCTTTTATAGATAAGGTACAAACGGATAAACAAAAAAAAATAGACAATATGCATATTTGCGAATGCCCAAAGTGCGGAGCCAAGCATGAAAAAAATGTTATTTAA
- the udk gene encoding uridine kinase → MLIIGIAGGTGCGKTTVVNQIINELPIGEVGVISQDSYYNDLSHLTLQDRRKTNFDHPNSIDFELLTQHLKDLREGKSIQQPVYSFLECNRTDETVPTHPRKVMIVEGILILTNPEIRKMFDIKIFVHADSDERLIRRLKRDVNERGWDLDETISKYQSIIKPMHEEFIEPSKEYSDIIIPNNKYNTVAVEIVKSIINEKLV, encoded by the coding sequence ATGCTTATAATTGGAATTGCGGGAGGAACGGGCTGTGGAAAGACTACAGTTGTAAATCAGATAATTAACGAACTTCCAATAGGTGAAGTTGGTGTTATTTCGCAAGACTCATACTATAATGATTTATCTCATCTCACGCTTCAAGACCGTCGTAAAACAAATTTTGATCATCCAAATTCCATTGATTTTGAACTCTTAACACAACATTTAAAAGATTTGCGGGAGGGTAAATCAATACAACAACCTGTATATTCTTTTTTAGAATGCAACAGAACAGACGAAACCGTGCCTACGCATCCTAGAAAAGTGATGATTGTAGAAGGTATTTTAATACTTACCAATCCCGAAATTAGAAAAATGTTTGATATTAAAATATTCGTACATGCAGATTCTGATGAGCGTTTGATCAGACGTTTAAAAAGAGATGTAAATGAGCGCGGCTGGGATCTTGATGAAACCATCAGTAAGTATCAGTCTATAATTAAACCTATGCATGAAGAGTTTATTGAACCTTCTAAAGAATACTCTGATATTATTATTCCTAATAATAAATATAATACAGTTGCCGTAGAAATCGTAAAGAGTATTATAAACGAAAAATTGGTGTAA
- a CDS encoding membrane or secreted protein has product MKKILLVLITVLCFTGIKAQSIKGAWERYYTNDKGEQIKSVVIFSDGYQVLTNYNATTGAFIDCNGGTWRLDKETITEKVEFDSQRPKRIGTEVSFKVAITDSTLTKLEGAIQFHKIDDGRPGALQGAWLMSGRIKDGEQQTRDTTLPRKTMKILSGTRFQWIAYNTETKQFMGTGGGTYTTQNGVYTESIEFFSKDNSRVGASLDFDYQIKDGNWHHSGKSSKGNPIYEIWSLRK; this is encoded by the coding sequence ATGAAAAAAATACTACTTGTTTTGATTACGGTCTTATGTTTTACAGGCATAAAAGCCCAAAGTATTAAAGGTGCTTGGGAACGCTATTACACCAATGATAAAGGAGAGCAGATTAAAAGTGTGGTTATTTTTTCTGATGGCTACCAGGTATTAACCAATTATAATGCTACAACTGGAGCTTTTATTGATTGTAATGGTGGTACCTGGCGTTTAGATAAGGAAACCATTACTGAGAAAGTTGAGTTTGATTCACAAAGACCAAAAAGAATAGGTACTGAAGTCAGTTTTAAAGTGGCAATAACCGATTCTACACTGACAAAACTAGAAGGTGCTATCCAATTTCATAAAATAGATGATGGCCGTCCTGGAGCTTTACAAGGAGCTTGGTTAATGTCTGGACGTATTAAAGATGGAGAGCAACAAACAAGAGACACTACACTTCCTAGAAAAACCATGAAAATATTATCCGGAACACGCTTTCAATGGATTGCCTATAATACCGAGACCAAGCAGTTTATGGGAACAGGTGGTGGCACCTATACAACACAGAATGGCGTTTATACAGAATCCATCGAATTCTTCTCTAAAGATAATTCCAGAGTTGGTGCTAGCCTAGATTTTGACTATCAGATCAAGGATGGCAATTGGCATCATTCTGGAAAATCTAGCAAAGGAAACCCCATTTACGAGATTTGGAGTTTACGTAAGTAA
- a CDS encoding SGNH/GDSL hydrolase family protein codes for MNLKYTLGAIITIPLLPLLYFQGKKIKKSVPRLPEAKKPKGISTTTSEKTFHLLTIGESTIAGVGVVTHQEGFTGSLANELASKLHRNINWTVFSKSGYTAKKVDKKLIDKIPEQPIDLIVIGLGGNDAFELNGPKKWNNDVRNLITSLKARFKDVPIVFTNMPPIKEFPAFTGLIKFTIGNLVTILGDELEKVVKDFDNVYHYTRPVSSIDLIKRYDLKISKSDFFSDGVHPSKITYQIWAKDISNFILQSPEIKKAIGF; via the coding sequence ATGAATTTAAAATATACTTTAGGAGCCATCATCACTATTCCATTATTACCACTTTTATATTTTCAAGGCAAAAAAATTAAAAAAAGTGTTCCACGGTTACCCGAGGCAAAAAAACCCAAAGGAATTTCAACAACCACTTCAGAAAAAACGTTTCATTTACTCACTATCGGAGAAAGTACCATTGCAGGTGTGGGTGTAGTTACCCATCAGGAAGGTTTTACCGGTAGTTTAGCTAATGAGCTAGCTAGCAAATTACATAGGAATATAAATTGGACTGTATTTTCTAAAAGCGGCTATACTGCAAAAAAGGTAGACAAGAAATTAATTGATAAAATTCCTGAACAACCTATAGATTTAATAGTTATTGGACTCGGTGGTAATGATGCTTTTGAACTCAATGGTCCAAAAAAATGGAATAATGATGTCCGTAATCTTATTACAAGTCTTAAAGCAAGATTCAAAGACGTTCCAATTGTATTTACTAACATGCCTCCCATTAAAGAGTTTCCTGCCTTTACTGGCTTAATAAAATTTACTATCGGTAATCTTGTAACGATATTGGGAGATGAATTAGAAAAAGTGGTTAAAGATTTTGATAACGTATATCATTATACCCGACCAGTTAGTTCTATAGATCTTATAAAACGTTATGACCTCAAAATTAGCAAGTCAGATTTTTTCAGTGATGGCGTACACCCTTCTAAAATTACCTATCAAATTTGGGCTAAAGATATTTCAAATTTCATTCTACAATCTCCAGAAATAAAAAAAGCAATTGGCTTTTAA
- a CDS encoding DUF4272 domain-containing protein produces the protein MENCTLYSHKLEFKNIVQLLKKHVPKAHIDIQDQEENKSIVATLKGGFFSKPKSLKLNYRQRKNPSYTLDKVECGLTQNLDGMVNYIQTFPADNEAIKNKFLHKVKAVNSEIAFLATPEITHEFETFLRELVLELDAYIFAQPNKLFTKSRGQYFADKHLNLIIDNTGACEIQELEVNVDAKYLDPPAESYTKEQIERKEKSESFLEQHGIKTNKNLPCTIDVTTIKIRTNKELIDRAYALLVIAAKGEGVEQEHLIKTVKAKQIDGFSPYETFIYDTATLSDQERAYATWRYESLYVVLWALGITEELKYPDEICDVSAIVSAIFQPSREDFEKMVKLKSPFEILDELDKTYRMNWACVDARISGNEVAGGINSSVVYERHYALNWLTHHQNQDWDAIQTNT, from the coding sequence ATGGAAAACTGTACTCTTTACAGCCACAAACTAGAATTTAAAAACATTGTCCAATTACTTAAAAAGCACGTACCAAAGGCCCATATTGATATACAGGATCAGGAAGAAAACAAATCAATTGTAGCCACTCTCAAAGGTGGTTTTTTCAGCAAGCCTAAATCCTTAAAATTAAATTATCGTCAAAGAAAAAATCCTTCATATACGCTTGATAAAGTGGAGTGTGGCCTAACCCAAAACTTAGACGGTATGGTCAATTATATTCAGACATTTCCGGCTGATAATGAAGCTATAAAAAACAAATTCTTACACAAAGTAAAAGCTGTAAATTCTGAGATTGCTTTTCTGGCAACGCCAGAAATAACCCATGAATTTGAAACCTTTCTACGAGAATTAGTCCTGGAGTTGGACGCATACATCTTTGCTCAACCCAACAAATTATTCACTAAATCAAGAGGCCAATATTTTGCAGATAAGCACCTAAACCTAATAATAGATAACACTGGTGCCTGCGAAATTCAAGAATTAGAAGTAAATGTTGATGCTAAATATCTCGATCCACCCGCAGAAAGCTATACTAAGGAACAAATAGAACGCAAAGAAAAATCAGAATCTTTTTTAGAACAGCATGGGATAAAAACGAACAAGAATTTGCCCTGCACTATTGATGTTACCACAATAAAAATAAGGACTAATAAAGAACTAATTGATAGAGCCTATGCCTTACTCGTTATTGCCGCTAAAGGCGAGGGTGTAGAACAAGAACATTTAATAAAAACTGTTAAAGCCAAACAAATTGATGGTTTTTCGCCCTATGAAACGTTTATATATGACACAGCAACCTTAAGCGATCAAGAAAGAGCGTATGCCACTTGGCGTTATGAAAGTTTGTATGTAGTCTTATGGGCCTTAGGAATAACAGAAGAATTAAAATATCCAGACGAAATTTGTGACGTTAGTGCTATTGTAAGTGCCATTTTCCAACCTTCACGAGAAGATTTTGAAAAAATGGTTAAATTAAAAAGTCCCTTTGAAATTTTAGATGAACTAGATAAGACCTACCGCATGAATTGGGCTTGCGTAGATGCCAGAATCAGCGGGAACGAAGTTGCAGGAGGAATAAATTCTAGTGTAGTTTATGAACGGCATTATGCCTTAAATTGGCTTACACACCACCAAAATCAAGATTGGGATGCTATTCAAACAAACACGTAA
- a CDS encoding cupin domain-containing protein — MNIQEELNGVQDYFSPRIVTAVNDQYVKVAKIKGEDIPWHQHENEDELFFIISGELLMEVENEPNKIMKTGDLFVVPKGINHRVSSKEECAIMLIETKTTKHTGAIETNITKSIKEQSY; from the coding sequence ATGAACATACAAGAAGAATTAAACGGCGTTCAAGACTATTTTTCACCGAGAATCGTTACCGCAGTGAATGATCAATATGTGAAAGTAGCTAAAATTAAAGGAGAAGATATTCCTTGGCACCAACATGAAAATGAAGACGAACTGTTTTTTATCATTTCTGGTGAACTTTTAATGGAAGTTGAGAATGAACCCAACAAAATTATGAAAACGGGAGATTTATTTGTGGTCCCTAAAGGAATTAACCACAGGGTTTCGTCTAAAGAAGAATGTGCCATCATGCTCATAGAAACAAAAACTACCAAACATACGGGTGCTATAGAAACGAACATTACTAAATCAATCAAAGAACAATCCTATTAA
- a CDS encoding toxin-antitoxin system YwqK family antitoxin — translation MKNTLLILLLLIASTLQAQETYLMWNDVDTQRFGKETIFKTDNKPLEGAYKIAENSGAYTQATFKNGKMVGTKKDFDFTGKLEQEITFNENGQADGKSTSYYSNGKVYEDFMYKNGLKEGEWKTYTNKGVLQKIESYSSDLKNGKWVAHLKDASTGTKLIETSYYKDNEATGKWNQKTEDGRLIWEKNYSDAKDYSKKEYFSNGKLKSEELYKDNKLDGICTYYSSAGIILSEKKYEASYLKNLVNFYANGTKKEVADSKDGHRHGPYQLYSEDGTLILEGQFTMGYKSGEWKSYTDDKMLKDMYTFEDSRKKGPAKTYNAAGKVESEGEYLNHVKTGLWKYYKLNGKVSKETEYKNGNVVSEKKYN, via the coding sequence ATGAAAAACACTCTTTTAATCTTATTACTTTTAATTGCATCTACCCTACAAGCACAAGAAACATATTTGATGTGGAACGATGTAGACACTCAAAGATTCGGAAAAGAAACTATTTTTAAAACAGATAACAAACCGCTAGAAGGAGCTTATAAAATTGCAGAAAATAGTGGTGCCTATACCCAAGCTACTTTTAAAAATGGTAAAATGGTAGGTACTAAGAAAGATTTTGATTTTACTGGTAAATTAGAACAAGAAATTACCTTTAATGAAAATGGGCAAGCAGATGGCAAAAGCACATCTTACTATTCTAATGGTAAAGTATATGAAGATTTCATGTATAAAAATGGTCTGAAAGAAGGCGAATGGAAAACATACACCAATAAAGGAGTTCTTCAAAAAATAGAATCTTACAGTAGTGATTTAAAGAATGGTAAATGGGTAGCACATCTTAAAGATGCTAGTACCGGAACAAAACTTATAGAAACATCTTACTATAAAGATAATGAAGCAACGGGCAAATGGAATCAAAAAACAGAAGACGGCCGCTTAATCTGGGAAAAAAATTACTCCGATGCTAAAGACTATTCTAAAAAGGAATACTTTTCTAATGGGAAATTAAAATCAGAAGAACTATACAAAGACAATAAGTTAGACGGTATTTGTACATATTACAGCTCTGCAGGAATCATCCTTAGCGAGAAAAAATATGAGGCTAGTTACTTAAAAAATCTAGTTAATTTTTATGCTAATGGTACAAAAAAAGAAGTGGCAGATTCTAAAGACGGACACCGTCATGGTCCTTACCAACTATATTCTGAAGATGGCACCCTTATTCTTGAAGGGCAGTTTACCATGGGCTACAAATCTGGTGAATGGAAAAGCTATACAGATGATAAGATGCTAAAAGACATGTATACTTTTGAGGATAGTAGAAAAAAAGGTCCGGCTAAGACGTATAATGCTGCGGGTAAAGTAGAAAGTGAAGGTGAGTATCTAAACCATGTAAAAACTGGGCTATGGAAGTACTACAAGCTTAACGGAAAGGTTTCTAAAGAAACGGAATACAAAAATGGAAATGTTGTTTCTGAGAAAAAATACAATTAA
- a CDS encoding septum formation initiator family protein: MKIKELKEKKWFSIATNMYVLVLTVFVIWMLFFDTNSLLIHLELKKEINKLEKTKEYLQNEIIKDKIIIEKLSDQDELKKFAREQYYLKRKNEEIYLIEYADSLKTEDDE; this comes from the coding sequence ATGAAAATTAAGGAGTTAAAAGAAAAAAAGTGGTTTTCAATAGCTACCAATATGTATGTATTGGTGCTCACCGTATTTGTCATTTGGATGCTTTTTTTTGATACCAATTCTCTTTTAATACATCTTGAACTTAAAAAAGAAATTAATAAGCTCGAGAAAACGAAAGAGTACTTGCAGAATGAAATTATAAAGGATAAAATTATCATTGAAAAATTATCTGACCAAGACGAGCTTAAAAAATTTGCGAGAGAACAATACTATCTAAAAAGAAAGAACGAAGAAATATACTTAATAGAATATGCAGATAGCCTAAAAACGGAGGATGATGAATAA
- a CDS encoding methylmalonyl-CoA mutase subunit beta, whose amino-acid sequence MMNNTKLFKEFTDVSTQQWKQKIQFDLKGKDYNESLVWESLEGIKVKPFYNSEDSFIENAIPKPLEPWKITQGIYAGNEEIANKKALRAIEKGAESILFILPDERISVKRLLASINVKKISLYFDFQFLSSVYILNAHAYLKGLEAEFYFNFDLIHHLTKSGNWYASAEEDFRQFDVIAASTKALTLDVTNYQNAGANHVQQLAYSLAHANEYLNRIPAAQIENFHINFKIAIGSNYFFEIAKIRALRLLYKTLAAAYGAPQDCNILAVTSKRNKTIYDYNSNMLRSTTECMSAILGGANAVYNIPYDALYHKTNEFAERIARNQLIVLKEESYFDKTTNPADGSYYIESITKQLAEKALVLFKELEKAGGFLSQLKTNTIQKKIKESAQKEQDLFDTKKEILVGSNKYESSLDKMKGDLELFPFAKNKPRKSSIEPILERRLSEELEQKRLENE is encoded by the coding sequence ATGATGAATAATACGAAGCTTTTTAAAGAGTTTACCGATGTTTCTACCCAACAGTGGAAGCAAAAAATTCAGTTTGATTTGAAAGGTAAAGATTATAATGAAAGTCTAGTTTGGGAATCTTTAGAAGGTATTAAAGTAAAGCCGTTTTATAACTCAGAAGATAGCTTTATAGAAAATGCTATCCCGAAGCCGTTAGAACCTTGGAAAATAACACAAGGTATATATGCAGGTAATGAGGAAATTGCAAATAAAAAAGCCCTAAGAGCCATAGAAAAAGGAGCCGAAAGCATTCTGTTTATACTTCCCGACGAACGTATTTCGGTTAAAAGACTCCTTGCTTCTATTAATGTAAAAAAAATAAGTTTATATTTTGACTTTCAGTTTTTATCCTCAGTATACATCCTTAATGCTCATGCATACTTAAAAGGCCTAGAAGCCGAATTCTATTTCAATTTTGATCTAATTCATCACCTGACAAAATCGGGAAATTGGTATGCAAGTGCAGAAGAAGATTTTAGGCAGTTTGATGTTATTGCAGCTTCCACAAAGGCACTAACACTGGATGTTACCAACTACCAAAATGCAGGAGCAAACCACGTACAGCAATTAGCCTATAGCTTAGCCCACGCAAATGAATATTTAAACAGAATACCTGCTGCACAAATTGAAAATTTCCACATCAATTTTAAAATAGCAATAGGTAGTAATTACTTCTTTGAAATTGCTAAAATTAGAGCCTTGCGCTTACTTTACAAGACATTAGCGGCAGCATACGGAGCTCCGCAAGATTGCAATATATTAGCGGTTACTTCTAAAAGAAATAAAACGATATACGACTATAATTCTAATATGCTTCGTAGCACCACAGAATGCATGTCGGCCATATTAGGCGGTGCAAATGCCGTATACAACATTCCTTATGATGCACTATATCATAAAACTAATGAATTTGCGGAGCGTATTGCTCGAAACCAATTAATTGTGCTTAAGGAAGAAAGTTACTTTGATAAAACGACTAATCCTGCAGACGGTTCTTATTATATTGAGAGTATTACAAAACAACTGGCCGAAAAAGCATTGGTGCTTTTTAAAGAATTAGAAAAAGCAGGCGGATTCTTAAGTCAGTTGAAAACAAATACCATCCAAAAGAAAATTAAAGAAAGTGCTCAAAAAGAGCAAGATTTATTTGATACTAAAAAAGAAATACTAGTAGGCTCCAATAAATACGAATCTAGCTTAGATAAAATGAAGGGTGATTTAGAATTATTCCCTTTTGCAAAAAATAAGCCTAGAAAAAGCAGTATAGAACCTATTTTAGAACGAAGATTATCCGAAGAATTAGAACAAAAAAGGTTGGAAAATGAATAG
- a CDS encoding VanW family protein, whose protein sequence is MNEIEKPKDRGHLRQVLGKEYFILKRRYHWLFTNRTYAKTTNNEGHEHSVFYHKSLVLRPLKDVDMYLQENKRTNLSIAIKHLHEIEIKPNEHFSLWKLVGRPTKRKGYLEGLVLKSGAIDRDIGGGLCQLGNLLFWIFAHSPLTITERYRHGFDVFPDVNRKVPFGAGATLSYNYIDLQVKNETKHSFVIKLWLDKTHLNGELFSNTKIKESYKVVERNHQIKQQSWGGYSRHNQIVKITNTGETETEAMIVENHAIMMYNPFLQNKEE, encoded by the coding sequence TTGAACGAAATTGAAAAACCAAAAGATCGCGGACACTTAAGACAAGTTTTAGGGAAGGAATACTTTATTCTCAAACGGAGGTACCATTGGTTATTTACAAATCGCACCTATGCAAAAACGACTAACAATGAAGGTCATGAGCATTCTGTTTTTTACCACAAATCTCTCGTATTAAGACCTTTAAAAGACGTAGATATGTATCTTCAAGAGAATAAGAGAACGAACCTTAGCATAGCCATTAAACATTTGCATGAAATAGAAATAAAACCGAATGAACATTTCTCATTATGGAAACTTGTGGGGCGTCCTACAAAAAGGAAAGGCTATTTAGAAGGGCTGGTATTAAAAAGTGGCGCTATTGATCGAGATATTGGAGGTGGACTCTGCCAATTGGGCAATCTTCTCTTTTGGATATTTGCTCATAGTCCTTTAACCATTACGGAACGATACCGCCATGGATTTGATGTTTTCCCTGATGTAAATAGGAAGGTTCCTTTTGGTGCAGGAGCTACGCTATCCTATAATTATATAGATTTACAGGTAAAGAATGAAACTAAACATAGTTTTGTAATTAAATTATGGTTAGATAAAACACACTTAAACGGAGAGCTATTTTCCAATACTAAAATTAAAGAATCTTATAAAGTCGTAGAGCGTAATCATCAAATAAAACAACAATCTTGGGGTGGTTATTCTAGACACAACCAAATAGTGAAGATAACCAATACAGGAGAAACTGAAACAGAGGCAATGATTGTAGAAAATCATGCTATTATGATGTACAATCCGTTTCTACAAAACAAAGAAGAGTAG